A section of the Meles meles chromosome 8, mMelMel3.1 paternal haplotype, whole genome shotgun sequence genome encodes:
- the LOC123948577 gene encoding olfactory receptor 1009-like, translating to MTSGQNHTTVTRFILLGLTDQADQKHLLFGVFLLIYAVTLVGNLGMIDLIRTSSALQTPMYFLLRVLSFLDICNSSVFTPRLLTSFLTVDQSISFAGCVVQMAFMILHGTGECLLLAIMAYDRFVAICHPLLYHTIMSKRLCTQLVVSTYAVGVFISALQTGNVFILPYCGPNIIDHFFCDIPPVLQLACSDTTVANVILLFFSALVTVPTVSAILVSYAYILATICRMRSLEAQRKAFSTCASHLTALSLFYGSVFFVYVQPNPESASAYNKTLSVFYTIVIPMLNPLVYSLRNKDVKAAVHIRVLNLSRKGIC from the coding sequence ATGACATCAGGGCAGAATCACACCACGGTGACAAGATTCATCCTGCTGGGCCTCACAGACCAGGCTGACCAAAAACATCTCCTCTTTGGCGTCTTCCTGCTGATCTACGCTGTGACGCTGGTGGGCAACCTGGGCATGATAGACCTGATCCGTACCAGCTCTGCCCTCCAAACCCCCATGTACTTCCTCCTGCGCGTGCTCTCCTTCCTGGACATTTGCAATTCCTCCGTGTTCACCCCCAGGCTGCTGACCAGCTTCCTCACTGTGGATCAGTCCATCTCGTTCGCAGGCTGTGTGGTCCAGATGGCCTTCATGATCCTCCATGGCACAGGGGAGTGCCTGCTCTTGGCCATCATGGCCTATGACCGATTTGTGGCCATCTGCCACCCTCTCCTCTACCACACCATCATGTCCAAGCGCTTGTGCACCCAGCTGGTGGTGAGCACCTATGCTGTGGGGGTGTTCATTTCAGCTCTGCAGACAGGGAATGTCTTCATCTTGCCCTACTGTGGTCCCAACATCATTGATCACTTCTTCTGTGACATCCCCCCAGTGCTCCAACTGGCCTGCTCAGACACCACCGTAGCCAATGTCATCCTGCTCTTCTTTTCCGCCTTGGTTACTGTCCCCACAGTGTCTGCCATCTTGGTCTCGTATGCCTACATCCTGGCCACAATCTGTAGGATGAGGTCCCTGGAGGCCCAGCGCAAAGCTTTCTCCACTTGTGCCTCCCACCTCACTGCCCTGTCCCTCTTCTATGGGTCTGTGTTCTTTGTATATGTCCAACCCAACCCAGAAAGTGCTTCAGCCTATAACAAGACCCTCTCCGTGTTCTACACCATTGTGATCCCCATGCTGAACCCCCTGGTCTACAGCCTAAGGAATAAAGATGTCAAGGCCGCCGTACACATTAGGGTTCTTAACttaagcagaaaaggaatttGTTAG